The following is a genomic window from Candidatus Rokuibacteriota bacterium.
CGTCCCGAAGGCGGCGTGAGGATGTGATCATGGACGAGACCAGCGGACCAGTCGAGACCGCGACGCAGTACCTGATCGGCGTCAGGCTCCGTGAACCGGTCAGCGCCAACGACTACCTCGTCGAAGAGCTGGAGCTCCACGTGGGCGATTTCTGCGTGGTGGAGATCCCCAACGGCACGGCCGTCGGCGAGGTCCGGCGTCCCAGGCGCCCCGTCCCGGAGTTCAAGCGGGACCGGGCGTTCCCGCGGGTGGTCCGCGCCGCCACCCCGCAGGAGGTCCAGGGCTGGAAGGAGCGCCGGGAGCGCGAGAAGAAGTCCCGCGAGACCGTCCAGGCCAAGGCGCAGCGGCGCGGGCTCAAGATGAAGGTCGTGGACGTGGAGGTCCAGCCCGACGGCCGGAAGGTGATGGTGATGTTCTTCGCCGAGGAGCGCGTGGACTTCCGCGAGCTGGTGCGCGAGCTGGCGCGCGAGTTCCGCACGCGGATCGAGATGCGCCAGATCGGCGCCCGCGACGTCACCAAGGTCATGGACGGGATCGGGCCATGCGGCCGCCAGCTCTGCTGTTCCTCCTACCTGAGGAAGTTCGAGCCGATCGCGGTCAAGATGGCCAAGGCGCAGGACATGCCGCTCACCGACAGCCGGCTCCTGGGCAACTGCGGTCGGCTGAAGTGCTGCCTGCTGTACGAGTTCTCGATGTACGAGGAGCTTCGCTCGCGCCTCCCGCGGGTGGGCTCGGCGTGCCAGGCCGAGTGCGGGGGAGGCGGCTGCATGCAGGGAAAGGTCAAGGGTCTGCGCGTGCTCAAGGAGAGCGTCCTGGTGAGCTTCGCTGACGGGACGGAGGCCGAAGTGCCGCTGGAACAGCTGACCTGGGAGGGGCGGCCCCACGTCAAGCCCTTGGAGTGATCTGTCCTGATAGCGCAGCGGACGTTCTACCTCACGACCCCGATCTACTATGTGAACGCGGCCCCACACCTGGGCCACGCGTACACGACCATCATCGCCGACGCCATGTGTCGCTACCGGCGGCTGGCCGGCGACCGCGTCTATTTCCTCACCGGCACCGACGAGCACGGCGACAAGATCGCCCAGGCCGCGACCGCCTCCGGGGTCACGCCCCAGGCCTTCACCGAGGAGATCTCGACCGCCTACCGGGAGACCTGGCAGCGGCTGGGCATCACCAACGACGACTTCATCCGGACCACGGAGGAACGGCACAAGCGAGTCGTGCAGACCATTCTCCAGAAGCTCTACGACGCGAGGGAGATCTACTTCGGCGAGTACGGCGGGAACTACTGCTTCGGCTGCGAGCGCTTCTACACCGACAAGGAGCTCCAGGAGGGCAAGTGCCCGGACCACCAGACCCCGCCCACGTTCATCAAGGAGCAGAACTACTTCTTCCGGATGAGCCGCTACCAGGAGTGGGTCATTCGGTACATCGGGGAGCACCCCGATTTCATCCGGCCGGAGCGCTACCGGAACGAGATCCTGGCCTTCCTCCGCACGCCGCTGGAGGACCTCTGCATCAGCCGCCCGAGGAGCCGCCTCCAGTGGGGGATCCCGCTCCCGTTCGATGACAAGTTCGTCACCTACGTGTGGTTCGACGCGCTGATCAACTACGTCTCAGCGCTGGGCGGGTCGGGTGCCGAGAAGTTCGAGGCGTTCTGGCCTCACGCCCAGCATCTCATCGCCAAGGACATCCTGAAGCCCCACGGGATCTACTGGCCCACCATGCTGGAGGCCGCCGGGCTCCCCATCTACCAGCACCTGAACGTGCACGGGTACTGGACAGTGAACGGCCAGAAGATGTCCAAGAGCCTGGGGAACTTCGTGGAGCCCCTGCCCATGCAGGAGAAGTACGGGGAGGCCTTCCGCTATTTCCTGCTGCGCGAGTCGGTCTTCGGTCTGGACTCGGACTTCAGCGAGCCCGCTCTGGTCGGCCGGCTCAACGCCGATCTCGCCAACGACCTCGGCAACCTGGTGAGCCGGGCCACGACGCTTATCGTCAACTTCGCCGGCGGGGCCGTCCCGAGGCCGGGCCCCGACACTGCCCAGGAGTCGGAGCTCAGGGCGTCGCTCGAGAAGGCCCGGGGCGAGGTCCACGAGGCGATGGAGGAGTTCGCCTTCCAGCGGGCGCTGGCCGCAATCTGGGAGTTCATCGGTGTGGTGAACCGCTATGTGGATTCCACCGCTCCGTGGGCCGTGGCCAAGGATGCGGCCAGGCGCGAGCGGCTCCACACGGTGCTCTACACCCTCGCCGAGTCCCTCAGGTGTCTCGCGATCCTGCTCGCCGCCTTCGTTCCGACTACGAGCCAACGAATCCGGACGACGATAGGCCTGCGGGATACCCCGATGAGTCTCGATGACCTGGTCTGGGGCAAACTCGCTATAGGAACGCGAGTGGAAAAAGCTCCTGCCCTATTCCCTCGGGTTGTCGCGCCTGTGGGCATCCCTTCGGAGGAAGCGTTCGGGAAACCGGCCATTGTGGTCTCCCCTCCGGCTACGAAAGGGACTGGCTCAGCCGAGTCGGCCCGACCCCGCATCAGCCCGGAAGAATTCGCTAGGATGGATCTGAGGGTCGCGGAGGTCATCGCTGCGGAGCGGGTGGAGAAATCCCGGAAGCTTCTGAAGCTCACCGTGAAGGTAGGGGCCGAATCCCGCACCCTGGTGGCCGGAATCGCCGAGCACTACGATCCGGCGACACTGGTGGGGAAGAAAGTGGTGATCGTCGCCAACCTGGAGCCGGCGACCCTGATGGGGGTCAGGTCGGACGGCATGGTGCTCGCCGCCGTCGAAGGCTCGGCCCTCGCCCTCGTCACCCTCGATAAGGACATCCCTCCCGGCGCCAAAGTGAAGTGACCTCCTCGCCCTGGCCCCCCCACCCTACCTCTCCCCGCTGGGGAGAGGAGAAGAGGTGAGGGCCACCGTAGGGGGAGAGGATGCAACGTGAGGGTGGGCAGAACACGCTGGGCCGGTGAGAACCACGACCGAGCGTCTGAGAAGCCGCTGGGAGGCGGTGAAGGCGGGCCATGCGCTCGCCCGGTGGGTGGCGCGCTGGGGGATCTCGGTCGGATCGCTCCTGGCAGGCCTTGCCACCCTGTTCGTCTTCAGGCGCGGGCTCCCCGACGTCGGCTGGATCGTCGGCTACCTGATCCTGCTCTGGTTCCTCTTCACGCTCTTCACTCAGATCCGGCAGAGCCTGGAGGGGCGCGGGCGGCGGCTGGTGCTCGCGGCCGGAGACTACACGATCCAGACCCTCTATCATGGTCTCCTGCTCTTCATCCTTCCGGGGTATTACGCCAGCACCACCTTCTCCTCGGTCAACGCCTGGTTCTTTCTCCTGCTGGTCGGGCTCACGCTCCTCACTTCCGTGGATCCGTGGTATGCGGCCGTGGTCCGTCCCCGGCGCTGGGCGCGGTGCGCGCTCTTTGCCGTCGCGTTGTTTGCGGCGCTGAACGTGGCGCTGCCCCTGGTGGGCGTGCTGCCGATCTGGGCGCTGGAGGGGAGCGCGGTCAGCAGCGCCCTGGCCCTGACCCCTGCGCTCCGCCCGCCGGGCGGGAGCTGGAAGGCGGCGTGGCCGCGCGCCGCCGCTCTGGCGG
Proteins encoded in this region:
- the metG gene encoding methionine--tRNA ligase, with product MAQRTFYLTTPIYYVNAAPHLGHAYTTIIADAMCRYRRLAGDRVYFLTGTDEHGDKIAQAATASGVTPQAFTEEISTAYRETWQRLGITNDDFIRTTEERHKRVVQTILQKLYDAREIYFGEYGGNYCFGCERFYTDKELQEGKCPDHQTPPTFIKEQNYFFRMSRYQEWVIRYIGEHPDFIRPERYRNEILAFLRTPLEDLCISRPRSRLQWGIPLPFDDKFVTYVWFDALINYVSALGGSGAEKFEAFWPHAQHLIAKDILKPHGIYWPTMLEAAGLPIYQHLNVHGYWTVNGQKMSKSLGNFVEPLPMQEKYGEAFRYFLLRESVFGLDSDFSEPALVGRLNADLANDLGNLVSRATTLIVNFAGGAVPRPGPDTAQESELRASLEKARGEVHEAMEEFAFQRALAAIWEFIGVVNRYVDSTAPWAVAKDAARRERLHTVLYTLAESLRCLAILLAAFVPTTSQRIRTTIGLRDTPMSLDDLVWGKLAIGTRVEKAPALFPRVVAPVGIPSEEAFGKPAIVVSPPATKGTGSAESARPRISPEEFARMDLRVAEVIAAERVEKSRKLLKLTVKVGAESRTLVAGIAEHYDPATLVGKKVVIVANLEPATLMGVRSDGMVLAAVEGSALALVTLDKDIPPGAKVK
- a CDS encoding stage 0 sporulation protein, translated to MDETSGPVETATQYLIGVRLREPVSANDYLVEELELHVGDFCVVEIPNGTAVGEVRRPRRPVPEFKRDRAFPRVVRAATPQEVQGWKERREREKKSRETVQAKAQRRGLKMKVVDVEVQPDGRKVMVMFFAEERVDFRELVRELAREFRTRIEMRQIGARDVTKVMDGIGPCGRQLCCSSYLRKFEPIAVKMAKAQDMPLTDSRLLGNCGRLKCCLLYEFSMYEELRSRLPRVGSACQAECGGGGCMQGKVKGLRVLKESVLVSFADGTEAEVPLEQLTWEGRPHVKPLE
- a CDS encoding DUF2914 domain-containing protein, with product MRTTTERLRSRWEAVKAGHALARWVARWGISVGSLLAGLATLFVFRRGLPDVGWIVGYLILLWFLFTLFTQIRQSLEGRGRRLVLAAGDYTIQTLYHGLLLFILPGYYASTTFSSVNAWFFLLLVGLTLLTSVDPWYAAVVRPRRWARCALFAVALFAALNVALPLVGVLPIWALEGSAVSSALALTPALRPPGGSWKAAWPRAAALAVLAALLLGYVRAGIPPAPLHLARAIAARAVTDMEPVDPFGVVSVAQLAEWGGMVAYTAVYAPVGLQQPIAHVWQKDAQPVGTVPLSPVRGGRAQGFRTYSQRSDLGPDPVGRWTVDVVTASGQLIGRLRFTVTP